A genome region from Gopherus flavomarginatus isolate rGopFla2 chromosome 9, rGopFla2.mat.asm, whole genome shotgun sequence includes the following:
- the LITAF gene encoding lipopolysaccharide-induced tumor necrosis factor-alpha factor: MSAPASHLPAPTGYPIPSAPPTYEETTGINTYPPYPAPESGHGPNMKSMNPPPYPSQPVPAANPITVQTVYVQQPVTFYDRPVQMCCPSCNKMIVTRLSHTSGALTWLSCGSLCLLGCVAGCCFIPFCIDALQDVDHYCPSCQALLGTYKRL; the protein is encoded by the exons ATGTCTGCTCCAGCATCCCATctgccagctcccactggctaccCAATCCCATCAGCACCCCCAACATATGAAGAGACAACAGGAATAAACACTTACCCTCCTTATCCTGCCCCGGAATCTGGGCATGGACCAAACATGAAGAGTATGAATCCTCCTCCGTATCCTTCACAACCTGTTCCAGCTGCTAATCCAA TTACAGTTCAGACTGTGTATGTGCAGCAGCCAGTAACATTTTATGATCGCCCGGTTCAGATGTGCTGCCCCTCCTGCAACAAGATGATAGTGACACGTCTCTCGCACACTTCAGGAGCACTGACCTGGCTGTCATGCGGCAGCCTCTGTCTACTGGG GTGCGTAGCTGGTTGCTGTTTCATCCCCTTCTGTATTGATGCCCTCCAGGATGTGGATCACTATTGTCCGAGCTGCCAAGCCCTTCTTGGTACCTACAAGCGTTTGTAG